From the Gallaecimonas mangrovi genome, one window contains:
- a CDS encoding DUF1656 domain-containing protein, translating into MLHEMALGGLLFSPFVVFAFMGFVMTLATRLVLHKLALRRWIWKEAWFDVSLFICYLALSIFLLGE; encoded by the coding sequence ATGCTTCATGAGATGGCCCTTGGCGGCCTACTTTTCAGTCCTTTTGTGGTTTTTGCTTTTATGGGCTTTGTGATGACACTGGCTACCCGGCTGGTGCTACACAAACTTGCCCTGCGCCGGTGGATTTGGAAGGAAGCCTGGTTCGATGTCTCGCTTTTTATCTGCTACCTGGCACTGAGTATCTTTTTACTGGGGGAATAA
- a CDS encoding FUSC family protein: MQLSPTLAHFLTPDKRTVTFAVKGVIAMALSLFVSMYLNLDRPYWALVSAVFLQIRPESGLVIEKGICQIVGSAIGGSVGILIINCFAPYPLLAFACLALWIGLNSALSAMVHRINFIYGFAMAGMTASLVVILVMANASTADSQSVFTVAQARISEIAIGAVCATLVSLLLWPVRVKSVLRVHARNVINQALDYLVLELDPDGSHDDRHRHADQTLESLIALNDDSSAVVYEGPEGSARARAAGTLCNKVLSLMAVVQIFGRLQRNHAELMDEDIKAQMQIMRERFRAMVETHSFSECYQLAQKLRRELLHFRAGYQAPSPILARLTQTSLELVADLVMVLKAYDALENSDRTLLNAPSLSTHRDPLVGAITGFRSMVVFLIGASIWIGTSAQAVIMMMILPVVFSVMFARLPSPTIVLKRLLVGVVIAMPVSLFFGLGLLAPAVGKFELLVLVMAGPLFIGLLALANRATLPYGLGFCIPFIILLQPSNSMTFAVDTTLSTAFGIFTGVSVLYWVFKLITAPDSILMQKRLIKATAKDIADISHHRHPEQWFNGRMGDRLMRLSGYEQGTTDGTRYLTDLGLTGLNLGHVSIRLRRQLKDNHDPRVHALLDIWQKSLADTFLLCAKGGFNSEFRTNSQLLLEALKKASDKTPQLELIEGMLERLALTFERTATTFKEKVVGKRY, from the coding sequence ATGCAGCTGTCTCCGACACTGGCCCATTTTTTAACCCCCGACAAAAGAACCGTGACCTTTGCGGTGAAGGGGGTTATTGCCATGGCGCTGTCGCTGTTCGTATCCATGTACCTCAATTTGGACAGACCCTATTGGGCACTGGTGTCGGCGGTCTTTTTACAAATTCGCCCAGAAAGCGGCTTGGTTATCGAAAAAGGCATCTGCCAGATTGTCGGTTCTGCCATCGGCGGTAGCGTTGGCATCCTTATCATCAACTGCTTTGCCCCCTATCCCCTGCTTGCCTTTGCCTGCCTGGCATTATGGATTGGGCTAAATTCCGCGCTTTCTGCCATGGTGCATCGTATTAATTTTATCTACGGCTTTGCCATGGCCGGTATGACGGCGAGCCTGGTGGTAATACTGGTGATGGCAAACGCTTCCACCGCTGACAGCCAGTCAGTTTTTACCGTTGCTCAAGCGCGCATAAGTGAAATTGCCATCGGCGCTGTCTGCGCCACCTTAGTGAGCTTGCTGCTGTGGCCGGTGAGAGTAAAAAGCGTACTTCGCGTTCACGCCAGAAATGTGATTAATCAGGCACTTGATTACCTGGTACTTGAGCTGGACCCTGACGGCTCCCATGACGATCGCCACCGGCACGCCGATCAAACCCTCGAATCACTGATTGCCCTGAATGACGACTCAAGCGCGGTGGTTTACGAGGGCCCCGAAGGCTCAGCTAGAGCGCGCGCGGCTGGCACTCTTTGCAATAAGGTGCTGTCACTGATGGCGGTCGTGCAAATCTTCGGCCGCCTGCAACGTAACCATGCCGAATTGATGGATGAAGACATCAAAGCGCAAATGCAAATTATGCGTGAGCGCTTCCGGGCCATGGTCGAAACCCACAGTTTTAGCGAGTGTTATCAGCTGGCTCAAAAGCTGCGCCGCGAATTGCTGCATTTTAGGGCTGGCTACCAGGCACCAAGCCCAATATTGGCAAGGCTAACCCAAACCAGCCTCGAACTGGTTGCCGACCTGGTGATGGTGCTTAAAGCCTACGATGCCCTAGAAAATAGCGATAGAACCTTACTTAATGCACCCAGTTTAAGCACCCACCGTGACCCTCTGGTTGGCGCCATTACCGGCTTTCGGTCCATGGTGGTGTTTTTAATTGGTGCCAGTATCTGGATAGGCACCTCTGCCCAGGCTGTCATTATGATGATGATCTTGCCGGTGGTGTTCTCGGTAATGTTTGCCCGCCTGCCCTCTCCTACCATTGTTTTGAAACGGCTGCTGGTAGGGGTTGTGATAGCAATGCCGGTTTCACTGTTTTTCGGCTTAGGTTTATTGGCACCTGCTGTGGGCAAGTTTGAACTATTGGTATTGGTGATGGCAGGGCCGCTTTTCATCGGTCTGCTCGCCTTAGCGAATAGGGCAACACTGCCTTATGGATTAGGCTTTTGCATCCCTTTCATTATTCTGCTGCAGCCCAGTAACAGTATGACCTTTGCGGTAGATACTACTTTAAGTACGGCCTTTGGCATCTTTACTGGCGTTAGCGTGCTGTATTGGGTCTTTAAGCTCATTACCGCACCAGACAGTATTTTGATGCAAAAACGGCTGATTAAAGCCACCGCTAAAGACATCGCAGATATTAGCCACCATCGTCACCCAGAGCAGTGGTTCAACGGCCGCATGGGTGACCGCCTGATGCGTCTGTCAGGCTACGAGCAGGGGACTACCGATGGTACCCGCTACCTTACTGACTTAGGGCTAACAGGACTGAATTTAGGGCACGTATCGATACGCCTGCGGCGCCAGCTAAAAGATAACCACGACCCAAGGGTGCACGCCTTACTGGATATCTGGCAAAAATCACTGGCTGATACCTTCCTGCTTTGCGCTAAAGGCGGTTTTAACAGTGAATTTCGTACTAACAGCCAGCTGCTGCTAGAGGCCCTTAAAAAAGCCAGTGACAAAACACCACAGCTAGAACTGATTGAAGGCATGCTAGAACGCCTTGCCCTTACCTTTGAGCGCACCGCCACCACCTTTAAAGAAAAGGTAGTGGGGAAACGATATTAA
- a CDS encoding efflux RND transporter periplasmic adaptor subunit, with translation MGQILRIAVTLLFVAVAIIAGTWVWNHYLYSPWTRDGRVRANVVTIAPDVSGWVNQLNVKDNQVVKKGDVVFTIDATRYKAAIAEDQAAVEKAQYSWELAKHKYDRRKQLIAKKVISDEDLETYRINTELAKAAYDLAEAQLAAAQIDLDRTVVKAPENGTIMNLNLREGNYVSKGNSVLSLVKKQSFYVTGYFEETKMPLIHVGQKAVIHLMSGGKPLTGTVVSIAKGIADSNTAANSQLLPQVQQTFNWVRLAQRIPVDIKLDTVPEGVTLSAGMTASIDIKTAE, from the coding sequence ATGGGACAAATACTCCGAATTGCCGTGACGCTTTTATTCGTCGCTGTTGCCATTATTGCTGGCACTTGGGTATGGAATCACTACCTCTATTCTCCTTGGACACGCGACGGCCGGGTGCGTGCCAATGTAGTGACCATAGCGCCCGATGTTTCCGGTTGGGTGAATCAATTAAACGTTAAAGACAATCAGGTTGTGAAAAAGGGCGATGTGGTCTTTACCATCGATGCCACGCGCTATAAGGCCGCCATCGCCGAAGATCAGGCAGCGGTCGAGAAAGCCCAATACAGCTGGGAACTGGCAAAGCATAAATATGACCGGCGCAAACAGTTAATTGCCAAGAAAGTAATAAGTGATGAGGATTTAGAGACCTATCGCATTAATACCGAATTAGCCAAAGCGGCTTACGACCTTGCTGAAGCGCAGCTGGCCGCTGCCCAAATTGACTTAGACCGTACCGTAGTGAAAGCCCCTGAAAACGGCACCATCATGAACCTCAACCTCAGGGAAGGTAATTATGTCAGCAAGGGTAATTCGGTGCTGTCGCTGGTTAAAAAGCAGTCCTTTTATGTGACCGGTTACTTTGAAGAAACCAAAATGCCCCTTATTCATGTTGGGCAAAAGGCGGTTATTCACTTAATGAGTGGCGGCAAACCCCTTACCGGCACCGTGGTCAGCATTGCTAAAGGCATTGCCGACAGCAATACCGCCGCTAATAGCCAATTGCTGCCGCAGGTTCAGCAAACCTTCAATTGGGTCAGGTTGGCACAGCGTATTCCGGTGGATATTAAACTTGATACCGTGCCAGAGGGTGTGACACTCAGCGCCGGTATGACAGCCTCTATCGATATTAAAACTGCAGAATAA
- the mioC gene encoding FMN-binding protein MioC has protein sequence MSTIQILVGSTLGGSEYVADALAEALQQHHHQTHIHLTPDLNELPKEGVWLLCSSTHGAGELPDNIQPFAEQLTNHPDLSKVRFAVFAIGDRSYDTFCEGGKQLEQAMLACQSQPMWPRIDINVLDEALPEDQAVAYLAQQIEKI, from the coding sequence GTGTCTACTATTCAAATCCTGGTCGGCAGTACCTTGGGAGGCAGCGAATATGTTGCTGATGCCCTGGCTGAAGCGCTGCAACAACACCATCACCAAACTCACATTCACCTCACTCCCGATCTGAACGAACTTCCAAAAGAAGGGGTTTGGTTACTCTGCAGCTCAACTCATGGCGCAGGCGAGCTACCTGACAACATTCAGCCTTTTGCCGAACAACTTACCAACCACCCCGACTTAAGCAAGGTGCGTTTTGCTGTTTTCGCTATTGGCGATCGCAGTTACGACACCTTCTGTGAAGGGGGCAAACAGTTAGAGCAAGCGATGTTGGCCTGTCAAAGCCAACCCATGTGGCCGCGAATTGACATCAACGTACTCGATGAAGCACTGCCAGAAGACCAAGCTGTTGCTTATTTAGCTCAACAGATCGAGAAAATTTGA